A genomic stretch from Kribbella amoyensis includes:
- a CDS encoding TetR family transcriptional regulator, which yields MTDASRTAILRAARKAFARQPYAAVTLRGIAADANVSASLIVKHFGGKESLFDAVADFGEAAELLLAAPNPDLGRHAVLTLVRWRRDNGSDLLVRVVFAAGSGDERALIRERFRDQVVRAFAGRLTGPDRELRAELIVAHLLGLGAALAVNKTGLLASTEPDQLADLYAPALQGLIEPTKVRSG from the coding sequence GTGACCGACGCGAGCCGGACGGCGATCCTGCGGGCCGCGCGCAAGGCGTTCGCGCGGCAGCCGTACGCCGCGGTCACGTTGCGCGGGATCGCGGCCGACGCGAACGTCAGCGCCTCGCTCATCGTCAAGCACTTCGGCGGCAAGGAGTCGTTGTTCGACGCCGTCGCCGACTTCGGCGAAGCGGCCGAACTGTTGCTCGCGGCCCCTAACCCCGACCTCGGCCGGCACGCGGTCCTGACCCTGGTCCGCTGGCGCCGGGACAACGGTTCCGACCTGCTCGTCCGGGTCGTCTTCGCGGCCGGGAGCGGTGACGAACGCGCCCTGATCCGGGAGCGCTTCCGCGACCAGGTGGTCCGCGCCTTCGCCGGCCGCCTCACCGGCCCGGACCGCGAGCTCCGGGCCGAGCTGATCGTGGCCCACCTGCTCGGCCTCGGCGCCGCCCTCGCGGTGAACAAGACCGGCCTGCTCGCGAGCACCGAGCCGGACCAGCTCGCCGACCTGTACGCCCCGGCACTGCAGGGCCTGATCGAACCGACCAAGGTGCGGTCGGGCTGA
- a CDS encoding MFS transporter, giving the protein MTVRPAAHPRLILAALASCGVLVSVMQTIVVPLLPELPALTNSHPADVSWLVTVTLLTGAVFTPLLGRAGDMYGKRRVLLIALASMVLGSLLCATSSHLALLITGRAFQGAAVAVVPLGISILRDELPPERVIPSIALMSSTLGVGAAFGIPAATLVVEYANWHAMFWICAGLGLLDIVLVLLIVPESTLRTSGRFDVLGALGLSAFLVCLLLAVSKGSAWGWSSALTLGLFGGALVVVGLWVLYELRNATPLVDLRVSARPAVLFTNLAALLIGFAFYANSLSTAQLVQEPTWTGYGLGASIVVSGLCLLPGGVAMVLLSPVSARISAARGPRFTLAIAAALMAAGYVVRLFTSENLAAIVAGATVVAAGTAVAYSALPALIMHAVPVTETAAANGLNTLMRTIGQAVCSAIVATVLTNLVLTDSGRTAPKLSAYLTVFVIAGLAALAAVGLTLLIPARRPGAAVRPAADLAEAGRPT; this is encoded by the coding sequence TTGACCGTCCGTCCCGCTGCCCACCCGCGCCTGATCCTGGCCGCGCTCGCCTCGTGTGGCGTGCTCGTCTCGGTGATGCAGACGATCGTCGTGCCGTTGCTGCCCGAGCTGCCCGCTCTCACCAACAGCCACCCGGCGGACGTCAGCTGGCTGGTCACGGTGACGCTGCTGACCGGTGCGGTGTTCACGCCGCTGCTCGGCCGGGCCGGTGACATGTACGGGAAACGCCGGGTCCTGCTGATCGCGCTGGCCTCGATGGTGCTCGGCTCGCTGCTCTGCGCGACCAGCTCGCACCTGGCGCTGCTGATCACGGGCCGGGCGTTCCAGGGGGCCGCGGTCGCCGTCGTCCCGCTGGGCATCAGCATCCTGCGGGACGAACTGCCGCCCGAGCGGGTGATCCCGTCGATCGCGTTGATGAGCTCCACCCTCGGGGTCGGCGCCGCGTTCGGGATCCCGGCCGCGACGCTGGTGGTGGAGTACGCGAACTGGCACGCGATGTTCTGGATCTGCGCCGGTCTGGGCCTGCTCGACATCGTGCTCGTACTGCTGATCGTGCCCGAGTCCACCTTGCGGACCAGCGGGCGGTTCGACGTTCTCGGGGCACTCGGGCTGAGCGCGTTCCTCGTCTGCCTGCTGCTCGCGGTGTCGAAGGGGAGCGCGTGGGGCTGGTCGTCGGCCCTCACCCTCGGGTTGTTCGGCGGCGCGCTCGTGGTCGTGGGGTTGTGGGTGCTGTACGAGTTGCGGAACGCCACGCCGTTGGTGGATCTCCGGGTCTCGGCGCGACCCGCTGTCCTGTTCACGAACCTGGCCGCGTTGCTGATCGGGTTCGCGTTCTACGCCAACTCGTTGTCCACCGCCCAGCTGGTCCAGGAGCCGACGTGGACCGGGTACGGGCTCGGGGCATCGATCGTGGTGAGCGGGTTGTGCCTGTTGCCCGGTGGGGTCGCGATGGTGCTGCTTTCGCCTGTGTCGGCACGGATCTCGGCGGCTCGCGGACCGCGGTTCACCTTGGCGATCGCGGCCGCGCTGATGGCCGCGGGGTACGTGGTCCGGCTGTTCACCAGCGAGAACCTGGCCGCCATCGTGGCCGGGGCCACCGTGGTCGCGGCCGGGACCGCGGTCGCGTATTCGGCACTTCCGGCCCTGATCATGCATGCTGTCCCGGTGACCGAGACGGCCGCCGCGAACGGCCTGAACACGTTGATGCGCACGATCGGGCAGGCCGTCTGCAGCGCGATCGTGGCGACCGTGCTGACGAACCTCGTGCTCACCGACAGCGGCCGGACCGCGCCGAAGCTGTCGGCGTACCTGACCGTGTTCGTGATCGCCGGCCTGGCCGCGCTGGCCGCCGTCGGTCTCACCCTGCTGATCCCGGCCCGCCGTCCGGGCGCAGCGGTACGCCCGGCCGCCGATCTCGCCGAAGCCGGCCGGCCGACGTGA
- a CDS encoding NAD-dependent epimerase/dehydratase family protein, producing the protein MSRVFVAGATGVVGRNLVPLLLAAGHQVTGLTRRASDGETLRRLGAEAAVADVYDATPLAEVVAAAKPDVVMHQLTDLGGGDFQANSRIREVGTRNLVDAALAAEVGRVIVQSIAWVYEPGDSPATEDTPLDLEASSEARARTVGAVATMEGIVAEVPESVVLRYGLLYGPGTWYREGGWMDEQVRDGRLKPTADISSFLHVADAASAAVAALIWPTGVVNIVDDEPAPASEWVPVFANSVGAVSDRPGAAAGTRNGWARGADNTRARELGWRPVHRSWREGFFGG; encoded by the coding sequence ATGAGCCGGGTGTTCGTGGCCGGCGCGACCGGGGTGGTCGGGCGGAACCTGGTCCCGCTGCTGCTCGCGGCCGGACACCAGGTGACCGGGCTGACCCGGCGCGCATCCGACGGCGAGACGCTCCGCCGGTTGGGCGCGGAGGCGGCGGTGGCCGACGTGTACGACGCCACGCCGCTGGCCGAGGTGGTCGCGGCGGCGAAGCCCGACGTGGTGATGCACCAGCTGACGGATCTCGGCGGCGGGGACTTCCAGGCGAACTCCCGGATCCGCGAGGTCGGGACCCGGAATCTCGTGGACGCAGCGCTGGCGGCCGAGGTGGGACGGGTGATCGTCCAGAGCATCGCGTGGGTGTACGAACCCGGCGATAGCCCTGCGACCGAGGACACCCCGCTCGATCTGGAGGCATCGTCGGAGGCTCGGGCGCGGACCGTGGGTGCGGTGGCGACGATGGAGGGCATCGTGGCGGAGGTCCCCGAGTCGGTGGTGCTGCGGTACGGGCTGCTCTACGGGCCGGGGACCTGGTACCGCGAGGGCGGTTGGATGGACGAGCAGGTCCGCGACGGTCGGTTGAAGCCGACGGCCGACATCAGCAGCTTCCTCCACGTCGCGGACGCCGCATCCGCAGCCGTTGCCGCGCTCATCTGGCCGACCGGCGTGGTCAACATCGTCGACGACGAACCAGCGCCGGCCTCCGAGTGGGTTCCGGTCTTCGCCAACTCGGTCGGCGCGGTGAGCGACAGGCCGGGCGCAGCTGCCGGTACGAGGAACGGGTGGGCGCGCGGTGCAGACAACACCCGGGCCCGCGAGCTGGGCTGGCGGCCCGTCCACCGGTCGTGGCGCGAAGGCTTCTTCGGCGGCTGA
- a CDS encoding S1C family serine protease, which yields MNDQQQYGPQYGPGTPQGQPAYQPAGQPGYPPYAAQYGPWGGAPGGPFHQPPRRRKRLPLLIGSLGLAAVVVAGSLAWGIDQHEAANSAKLAQVVTPASVAAQVSPGLVDVNTVLGYEGARAAGTGIVLTSDGEILTNHHVIEGATQISVTDIGNGRTYQAGVVGYDSAHDIAVLKLKDASGLQTAKTGDSSKVAVGDQVVGIGNAGGVGGQPSYAAGQVTALNQAITATDEGGSDPENLTGLIATDANIQAGDSGGPLANASGEVIGVDTAGSGGNNGGNGAPGQTAYTPGQPGFGDGSGQGDGGFGDGSGNGGFGDGSGQGNGGFGQGDGGQSDGQGSGQGSAQGFAVPINQALSIVDQIEAGNGSSDVHIGETPMLGISVADTGSGEGAVVNDVLAGGKAAAAGLSAGDVITEVDGHQIDSPDALAGTLNQHHPGDKVSVTWTGQDGQQHQQTIELTTGPVR from the coding sequence ATGAACGATCAGCAGCAGTACGGGCCGCAGTACGGGCCGGGAACCCCGCAGGGACAGCCCGCGTACCAGCCGGCCGGGCAGCCGGGGTACCCGCCGTACGCGGCTCAGTACGGTCCGTGGGGCGGGGCTCCGGGTGGACCGTTCCACCAGCCGCCGCGCCGGCGGAAGCGGTTGCCGCTGCTGATCGGGTCGCTCGGTCTGGCCGCCGTCGTGGTCGCCGGCTCGCTCGCCTGGGGGATCGACCAGCACGAGGCCGCGAACTCGGCCAAGCTCGCGCAGGTGGTCACCCCGGCCTCGGTCGCGGCCCAGGTCTCGCCCGGCCTGGTCGACGTGAACACCGTGCTCGGGTACGAGGGCGCACGGGCCGCGGGGACCGGGATCGTGCTGACGTCCGACGGCGAGATCCTCACCAACCACCACGTGATCGAGGGCGCCACCCAGATCTCCGTGACCGACATCGGCAACGGCAGGACGTACCAGGCCGGCGTGGTCGGGTACGACAGCGCGCACGACATCGCGGTCCTGAAGCTGAAGGACGCCTCCGGGTTGCAGACGGCGAAGACCGGCGACTCGTCGAAGGTGGCGGTCGGTGACCAGGTGGTCGGGATCGGCAACGCGGGCGGCGTCGGCGGACAGCCGAGCTACGCCGCGGGCCAGGTCACCGCGCTGAACCAGGCGATCACCGCGACCGACGAGGGCGGCTCCGACCCGGAGAACCTGACCGGCCTGATCGCGACCGACGCGAACATCCAGGCGGGCGACTCGGGCGGTCCGCTGGCGAACGCCTCGGGTGAGGTGATCGGCGTCGACACCGCGGGCTCGGGTGGCAACAACGGCGGCAACGGCGCCCCCGGCCAGACCGCGTACACCCCGGGCCAGCCGGGCTTCGGCGACGGCTCCGGCCAGGGCGACGGCGGCTTCGGCGACGGCTCGGGCAACGGCGGCTTCGGTGACGGCTCGGGTCAGGGCAACGGCGGCTTCGGCCAAGGCGATGGCGGTCAGAGTGACGGTCAGGGCAGCGGGCAGGGGAGTGCGCAGGGCTTCGCGGTGCCGATCAACCAGGCGCTGTCGATCGTGGACCAGATCGAGGCGGGCAACGGTTCGTCGGACGTGCACATCGGCGAGACCCCGATGCTCGGCATCTCGGTCGCCGACACCGGCTCCGGCGAGGGCGCGGTCGTCAACGACGTACTCGCCGGCGGCAAGGCCGCCGCGGCCGGTCTCAGCGCGGGCGACGTGATCACCGAGGTCGACGGCCACCAGATCGACTCGCCGGACGCGCTCGCCGGCACCCTCAACCAGCACCACCCCGGCGACAAGGTGAGCGTCACCTGGACCGGCCAGGACGGCCAACAGCACCAGCAAACCATCGAACTGACCACCGGACCGGTCCGCTGA